Part of the Candidatus Chlorohelix allophototropha genome, AAGTGGAACGCCTGACGAGGTCACATGGAATGTCCTCTTGAACTCATCCTCTCTCCTCCTCTCCAGAGGGAGTAGCAGATTATTGCCCCTTGCAACCGCCCTGAATACTACAGGAACAACGATTGGTTTGTTGAAGAAACAATATTCATTTTATAATTGAATCATAAATCAGATTTTGCAAGTTACTCCTGAAAAGAAACTTGTAAAGTGATTATAGCATTATTAAAGTGGTAGCCGAAGGCGGTAAACGCCGATTTTACTACAGATTCTGAAGATTATACATACTATATAAAGGAGCGGGTTATGTCTAGTAATGAGTACCATTTTATTTCTCATTGGCGAGTGGAAAGCACTCTGGAAGAAGTCAGCGCAGTTATTGGCAACGGGCTTGATCTGGTACGTTGGTGGCCCGCAGTTTACCTTGAGGTGAAAGAATTGGAAAAGGGCGATGAGAAGGGCATCGGCAAGGTTATAGACCTTTATACCAAAGGCTGGTTGCCCTATACCCTGCGCTGGCGCTTCAAAGTAACTGAGTCGCACGCGCCTCACGGCTTCTCGATTGAAGCCAAAGGCGATTTTGTAGGGCGCGGTATCTGGACATTTGCTCAAGACGGCAAGTATGTCAATATCATTTACGATTGGAAAATTCAAGCTGAAAAGCCCTTGCTGAAATATTTCTCATTTGTCATGAAACCTATTTTTGCCGCCAACCACCGCTGGGCTATGCAAAAGGGCGAGGAGAGTTTAAAGCTCGAATTGCAGCGGCGACACGCCAAAAGTCGCGAAGAGCTGGCGCGTATCCCTGCCCCGCCCAAGCCCACCACTACCTCGACCATCCCGATAACGTTAGGAATGCTGGGCGCAAGTGGGGCGATTGTAGCTCTAATAGTGCTAATATCAAAAACCTTGAAGCACAAGTAAGGCTACTTTTTAAAAGCAGTAGCAATAAATTCTCGATTCTGCTACACTAATAATTGGCGGCTGACAAAGCCGTCATTATTTGTAATTTCAAGTAACTATTCAGCCCGGATATAAGACTAACAAAAAGGGGTGCAGGGGAATTTCCCTGCCGGGGTCGCAAGGGGTGTCCCCTTGAACTCACCCTCTTTCCTCCTCTCCGGCAGGAACAGATAGAATTAAACAGGTAACTGGAAAGATAGATTAGTAGTGGCAACTGTAGTAGTAGCAATGAGCGGGGGCGTGGATAGTTCGCTCACCGCCGCCTTGCTGGTAGAGCAAGGGCACGAAGTTATCGGCATTAATATGAGGCTGCACGGCAGCAACAGCGATGAGGAAGAGCAGAACTATTCTCTAAACAAGAGTTGTTGTTCAATCGTGGAATTGGAAGACGCGCGCCGGGTTTGCCAGCAAA contains:
- a CDS encoding SRPBCC family protein, which codes for MSSNEYHFISHWRVESTLEEVSAVIGNGLDLVRWWPAVYLEVKELEKGDEKGIGKVIDLYTKGWLPYTLRWRFKVTESHAPHGFSIEAKGDFVGRGIWTFAQDGKYVNIIYDWKIQAEKPLLKYFSFVMKPIFAANHRWAMQKGEESLKLELQRRHAKSREELARIPAPPKPTTTSTIPITLGMLGASGAIVALIVLISKTLKHK